gaattgagaaTAGTGATGTAATTGTTTGATTAAGCTTGAAGTATTACACTGTAGCTATGCTTGTCTCTATATTCCAAAGCCTGTAATTAATCGTAACTGATTAACCCTAATTAGTTACTAATTAACCATAATTAGTTactaattaaccctaattaGTTAAGCTCAGCTAACTTCGTTTCTTGCTGAACAATTTCAGCCCTACACGTGGACTTTGGGGAAGCCTTGACttgattgttgactttgacttcaTCACTAGTTTGATCATTGCTACATCCCCCCTCAACCGAATGGTTAGGACCAACCATGAGGTTGCCACAAAGATATATGAACCGAGGAGAGTCAAGGCATTCAGTGAGGATGTCAGCAATCTGTTGAAGGGATGGAACAAATTTCAAAGCCAGTTCACCATGTGCAACTTTCTCCCGAGTAAAGTGGACGTCAACTTCGACATGCTTCACTTTGGAGTTGTGGATGGGATTGGAGGTAAGAGCGAGTGCAGAGACATTGTCACAATGAAGGGTAGGAGCAGAAGGCAAGGGAATTTGCAAGTCATGTAAAAAGTGCCGAATCCAAAGAACTGTAGATGTTGTATCAACCATTGCTCTATATTCTTCTTCAGTGGAAGAACGAGAAACTGAAATTTGTTTGTGTGAGCTCTATGAGATTGGACAGTTACCAAGAAAAATGACAAGCCCTGTAGTACTTCTTTTATCATTAGGGTTGCCAGCCCAGTCAGAGTCAGTATAGGCCTTCAATTCAAGCGGAGCTCTCCTGAATGTAACACCATAGTTCAAGGTACCTTTAACATAGCGAAGAATACGCTTCACAGCAAGAAAATGAACATCTGTGGGGGCTTGCATAAATTGACAAACTGAGTTGACATTGTAAGCAATATCAGGACGTCGTGTAAACGTGAGATATTGCAAGCAGCCAACAATGCTCCTGTAAGTCTTTATATCTATAAATGGAGCACCTTCATCTCGGAGCAACTTTGAATTGGGAAGACAAGGAGTAATGCTTGCATTACAATCCAGCATACCAGCTTTTTGCAGGATTTCAGAGGCATATTTGGTTTGTGAAAGAAATAGACCACCATTAGGAACATATGTGATCTGCAGACCAAGAAAATAGTGCAACAATCCcaaatctttcatgtcaaacTCCTATTGAAGAGCAGACTTGACTTGTTGAATTGCATTAGCATTGTTGCCAGTGATgataatgtcatcaacatagagGAGTAAGTAAACATGAGAGGAGCTCGAGCTCTTGACAAATAGAGAAGGATCAGCAATACAGGACTTGAATCCTAGCTGAGGTAGGAAAGATGTAAACCTCTCATTCCAGACTCTTAGTGCTTGCTTTAAGCCATATAGATATTTTTGTAGCTTACATACATAATTTGGATGCTCTGAGTCCTCAAAACCAGGCAGTTGAGACATATAAACTTCTTCCCTTAATACTTCATGTAGGAAGGCATTCTTAACATCGAGTTGGTGAAGTTTCCAACCAAATTGGGCAGCTAATGCCAAAACTAATCTAACAGTGGTATGCCTGACAACAAGACTGAAGGTTTCAGCATCATCAATACCTTCTTCTTGGCTAAATCCCCTTGCAACCAATTTGGCTTTTTGTCTTGCAATAAAATCATAAGAGTTTCTCTTAACTTTAAAAATCCATTTGCAACTTACTAGATTTTCGTCACGGTGAGGTGGAACCAAAGTCGAGGTTCCCTGTTTGGTAAAAGAATTGAATTCCTCATGCATAGCTTCTTTCCAAACTAGAATCATCATGGCTTTCTTGTAGGACTGAGGCTTAACAGTTTCAGGAGAAGAGGTAATGGAGGTAACAAAAGCCTTCTTTTTGTATATGCCATTCTTGCAGATGAGTGTTGAGAACTAAAGTAGCTAGCTGTGGACTGAGGTTGGATGTTATGGACATTTGCAGCAGCAGATATAGGAATGTAGACTTCTCCAGGAAATAAACTAGGATCAGTGGATGAGCTTGGTGCATCATTTATAGTAACAAGAGCAGGGACAGTAGAGAGTGGGGAGGAAACTGTAACATCTGCATGAGCAGTCACATCTGCAATACTTGTCGAGGTGTGAGGCATGGTGGTGTGTGGATGAATGAGGCTTGTAGGGAAGTCTAAGAAGAAATGGAGTTGGAGGACTTGGACTACGAGCAGAAGGAGTTGATGAGCTCGACTGTATGAATTGATGTGGAAAGGACTGTTCATAAAAAACAACATGTCTGGATAATGAATTTGGAGTtggaaaaattaaaacaaatgaaCCCTTTGTATCTAGGTGAATAACCTAGGAAAATGCACTTGACAGTTTTCACTTGAAGCTTATTGGTATTGTAGGGTTTCATAAGTGGGAAGCAGGCACATCCAAAAACTCTTAATGATTCAAGTGATGGAGATTTAGAATGAAGTAACTCGAATGGTGAGGACATAGACAATGTTGGAGAAGGCATTCTATTAATGAGGAACACTGCTATGACACAAGCATGGAACCAAAATTTGGGAGGTAGAAATGCTTGATGAAGAAGTGTAAGAGCTGTTTCAACAATAATATGTCGATTTTTCCTTTCTGCAAGGCCATTTTGTTGGGGCATGATTTTTTATGAATAATACCATTTTTGATGAGAAATGTTTGAAGTCTATGGCTTATATactcaccaccaccatcagCTTGTAAAATTTTAATAGAAGTAGAATATTGATTAGAAATGAAGGAGTGAAAGGCAATGGACAAGGAACAAACTTCTGATTTATTATGTAATGGAAAAATCCAACAGAATCTGGTAAAATCATATATGAGAGTGAGATAGTATTTGTAACCTTCTATGAAAACATAAGGAGATGGCCCCCATATATCAGAGTGGACTGTATGAAATGGAATAGATGATCTAGTACTAGACTTTGGAAAAGGCAATTTTGTGAATTTGCCAGCTAAACATGACTCACAAATACTACTAGAGAAATCAGAAGATGAACTGACATTAGACTTTGCTAGCATTGGGGAAGTAATATCATTGGATGGATGATCAAGTCTCTTATGCCAAAGTGCGTGAGATACTTTGGAACCAAGAAAGGCTGTGTGTGAGGTTGAAGATGGTGCGAACAAGCACTACTAGGATAAAGGtcatagacatcagttcacaactgatgttaaaaaaaaaaaaatccgatgtcttagtgggcgatgttaaagatcgccaaaactaagacatcggtttaaggtccagaaccgatgtaaaaacattaatgtgatcaccattttggtgtgtttagctattgccaaaccttcatattttggcattagatgcttaatgaaatataggtctaacaatacaattatccattttaacatcATTTCTGATTTAGAAACGATGTCTGATAATATTTTAGACATCGGTTCTCATAAATTTTTTCTTGTGGTTCATAAGCTTTTCGTGTGTTTGGTACATAATATTTCACTAGACATTCAATCTATATTCTATAGTATAGTTTGAACTGATGTCCATATTTATGttagacatcggttttgtttatatatcgatgtccatagttattctagacatcggtttttctttatatatcgatgtccatacttattttacacatcggttttgtttatatatcgatgtccattgttataccagacatcggtttttgtttatatatcgatgtccatagtaatctagacatcggttttgtttatatatcgatgtccatagtaatgctagacatcggtttttgtttatatgttgatgTCTATATTTATACTAGACatcatttttgtttatatatcgatgttcatagtaatgctagacatcggtttttgtttggtaactgatgtattttctcattcttgacatcggttttggtttccaaactgatgtattttctcttttctgacatcagtttttgttttcaaactgatGTAATTTGTGTTTTCTGACATCAGTTCTTCATAAGTAACTGATGTTTTTTTCATATCCCTTTCCTGCTGTATTTGGTACTAGAAAGTTGAtccacaaataacatgaaattcaaatgtactttaaatattagggaatGTATTAATTTCTATTAAGGCCAAGCAAAACAATGATAAAATTGACACATCATATACATTAAAACTAATGAGCCATGAAACTTAACCCTCCATATACATTAATATGAAGGCTTGAGAAGAACAGCAACATTATTCTTCAGATACTTCAGCACAgcgttcctcttcttcttaatcGCCCCTAGCCTCACCTTTATGCTCTTTAATTATATCAGATTTGTTGCATCAAAAAGACCCAAAATCAGAATCCAAaacaaaacttaaaagaaacaGGAAACCATACTCTACATAAACTTAGGCAGAAAGACAAACTGGGTTTAAATTTATCATTAAAAGCATACCTGCAGTAAGAATTTTCAGTTTGGCATCCAACCCCGTCATCCCAGAAAATATTCATCCATGTTTCAGTTCAAAGAACTCGGGATACTAACCATGAAACAACTGTATAACAGCTGCATGAACTTGTATATGTTgctcttcataaaaaaaatgCTAATTTTGTATTTCAACTTTCTAGATCAATTACTACAATCCACACATAATATTTAAAGACATACAAAACAGTACAACAGATCATCAGGAATTTGGTACTCTTCGTGGGACAGTAACAAGGAAATGACAAGGATCAAAGATTACCAACCCAGTCATGGCAAGCAACAAGAAAATGATCTATCCCATGTGTGCGATTCCAGAAAGGATACTTCCCAACAATCATGTTCACATAGTCTCTGAGGAATATTGCCAGTGGTTTAATTTGATGTGAACCAGGTACATAAAGCTTCAACTCC
Above is a genomic segment from Rosa chinensis cultivar Old Blush chromosome 3, RchiOBHm-V2, whole genome shotgun sequence containing:
- the LOC112194126 gene encoding uncharacterized mitochondrial protein AtMg00810-like — protein: MKDLGLLHYFLGLQITYVPNGGLFLSQTKYASEILQKAGMLDCNASITPCLPNSKLLRDEGAPFIDIKTYRSIVGCLQYLTFTRRPDIAYNVNSVCQFMQAPTDVHFLAVKRILRYVKGTLNYGVTFRRAPLELKAYTDSDWAGNPNDKRSTTGLVIFLGNCPIS